One window of Falco cherrug isolate bFalChe1 chromosome W, bFalChe1.pri, whole genome shotgun sequence genomic DNA carries:
- the LOC129734558 gene encoding olfactory receptor 14C36-like, translating to MSNSSSITQFLLLALADTRELQLLHFWLSLGIYLAALMANGLIITTIVCDHHLQTPMYFFLLNLSLLDLGSISTTLPKAMANSLWDTRDISYSGCAAQLFLIVFFLSAECSLLTVMAYDRSVAICQPLHYGTLLGSRACVHMAAAAWASGFLHAALHTANTLSLPLCQGNALGQVFCEIPQILKLSCSHTYLREVGLIVAGASLLFGCFVFIVLSYMQIFRAVLRIPSEQGLHKAFSTCLPHLAVVSLFVSTATFAYLKPRSISSPSLDLVVAVLYSVVPPAVNPLIYSMRNQELKGAMCKLIAGCSSKALK from the coding sequence atgtccaacagcagctccatcacccagttcctcctcctggcattggcagacacgcgggagctgcagctcttgcacttctggctctccctgggcatctacctggctgccctcatggcCAACGGACTCATCATCACCACCATAGTGTGCGACCACCACCTGCAAACCCCcatgtacttcttcctcctcaacctCTCCCTCCTCGACCTAggctccatctccaccactctccccaaagccatggccaactccctctgggacaccagggacatcTCCTACTCaggatgtgctgcacagctcttcctgattgtctttttcctttcagcagagtgTTCTCTCCTCACCGTCATGGCCTATGACCGCTCcgtggccatctgccagcccctgcactacgggaccctgctgggcagcagagcttgtgtccacatggcagcagctgcctgggccagtGGGTTTCTCCATGCTGCGCTGCACACGGCCAATACACTGTCACTGCCGCTCTGCCAAGGCAATGCCCTGGGACAGgtcttctgtgaaatcccacagatcctcaagctctcctgctcacaCACCTACCTCAGGGAAGTGGGGCTAATTGTGGCTGGTGCTTCTTTATTatttggctgttttgtttttattgttctgtCTTACATGcagatcttcagggctgtgctgaggatcccctctgagcagggattgcacaaagccttttccacgtgcctccctcacctggccgTGGTCTCCCTCTTTGTCAGCACTGCCACGTTTGCCTACCTGAAACCCcgctccatctcctccccatccctggacctGGTGGTGGCAGTTCTGTACTcggtggtgcctccagcagtgaaccccctcatctacagcatgaggaaccaggagctgaagggTGCAATGTGCAAACTGATAGCTGGATGTTCTTCTAAAGCATTAAAATGA